One window of Populus nigra chromosome 5, ddPopNigr1.1, whole genome shotgun sequence genomic DNA carries:
- the LOC133693607 gene encoding pentatricopeptide repeat-containing protein At5g44230: MVTLSRKFSTATCDSLACISPKQFPQNPHKPTPFYQIQQQQQPKQLESQIVTTLDGCKNLTQIKQVHARILLNGLDQSCYVLAKLIRTLTKLNIPVDPYPLSIFNRVKYPNPFLYNALIRGYLIEERLNESTEFYSLMRKEGVVPVSFTFTALFKACGAKMDVGLGRQIHGQTILVGGFGEDLHVGNSMIDMYIKCGFLESGRKVFDEMPNRDVISWTELISAYAKSGNMESAGELFDGLPVKDMVAWTVMVSGFAQNAKPREAIMFFEKMQEFGVETDEITLIGVISACAQLGAAKYADWIRDVAEKSDFGGKHSVVVGSALIDMYSKCGSVGDAYRVFQGMKERNVYSYSSMILGFAMHGRAHDAMKLFDEMVKTEIKPNRVTFIGVLTACSHAGMVEQGWQIFELMEKCYGIKPSADHYTCMVDLLGRAGRLQEAHELVKTMPIEPHGGVWGALLGACRIHKSPDIAAIAANHLFELEPYCIGNYILLANIYASCGRWNDVSTVRKLMRTRGLRKNPAFSWIESEKGMVHEFFSGDMTHPRSGEIKQALEDLLDRLEAKGYQPHLSSVSYDVNDEDKRRILMTHSEKLALAFGLISTIPGSKIRIVKNLRICEDCHSVICGASQITGREIIVRDIMRFHHFHDGICSCGNFW, encoded by the coding sequence aTGGTCACCCTCTCTCGCAAATTCTCCACGGCCACGTGCGATTCCCTAGCCTGCATTTCCCCCAAGCAATTCCCTCAAAACCCACATAAACCAACTCCTTTCTATCaaattcaacaacaacaacaacctaAGCAACTAGAGTCCCAAATTGTTACCACACTTGATGGCTGCAAAAACCTCACTCAAATCAAACAAGTTCATGCCCGCATCCTCCTTAATGGCCTTGACCAATCCTGCTATGTCCTTGCAAAACTTATCCGCACGCTCACAAAACTTAACATCCCTGTGGACCCATATCCGCTGTCCATTTTTAACCGGGTCAAGTACCCAAATCCATTCCTTTACAATGCTCTAATAAGAGGTTATTTGATTGAGGAAAGGTTAAATGAATCAACTGAGTTTTATAGTTTGATGAGAAAAGAAGGTGTTGTGCCTGTTTCTTTCACATTTACTGCTCTTTTTAAGGCTTGTGGTGCTAAAATGGATGTGGGTTTGGGGCGGCAAATTCATGGGCAGACGATTTTGGTTGGGGGATTTGGTGAGGATTTGCATGTTGGGAATTCTATGATTGATATGTATATAAAATGTGGGTTTTTGGAGAGTGGGCGAaaagtgtttgatgaaatgcccAATAGGGATGTGATTTCTTGGACGGAGTTGATTTCTGCTTATGCGAAGAGTGGGAACATGGAGAGTGCAGGGGAGTTGTTTGATGGATTGCCAGTGAAGGATATGGTGGCTTGGACAGTGATGGTTTCGGGTTTTGCACAAAATGCTAAACCAAGAGAGGCAATAATGTTTTTCGAGAAAATGCAGGAATTTGGTGTTGAAACTGATGAGATTACTTTGATTGGTGTTATTTCAGCTTGTGCTCAATTGGGCGCTGCTAAGTATGCTGATTGGATTCGTGATGTTGCAGAGAAATCTGATTTTGGTGGTAAGCATAGTGTTGTTGTGGGGTCAGCTTTGATTGATATGTATTCAAAGTGTGGGAGTGTTGGAGATGCGTATAGAGTTTTTCAGGGCATGAAGGAGAGGAATGTGTATTCTTATAGTTCAATGATTTTGGGGTTTGCAATGCATGGTCGTGcacatgatgcaatgaaattgTTTGATGAGATGGTGAAAACAGAGATAAAACCAAACAGGGTTACTTTTATTGGGGTGCTTACAGCCTGCAGTCATGCAGGAATGGTAGAACAAGGTTGGCAGATATTTGAGTTGATGGAAAAATGTTATGGTATTAAACCATCTGCTGATCATTACACTTGTATGGTGGATCTGCTTGGACGAGCTGGGCGCTTGCAAGAAGCACATGAGCTTGTTAAAACAATGCCAATAGAGCCTCATGGAGGAGTGTGGGGAGCATTGCTTGGAGCTTGTCGTATCCATAAAAGCCCTGACATTGCTGCAATTGCTGCTAACCATCTGTTTGAGCTTGAACCCTATTGCATTGGAAACTACATTTTGCTTGCTAACATATATGCATCGTGTGGAAGATGGAATGATGTCTCTACTGTTAGGAAATTGATGAGAACAAGAGGTCTAAGAAAGAACCCTGCATTTAGCTGGATAGAATCAGAGAAAGGAATGGTTCATGAGTTCTTTTCAGGGGATATGACTCATCCAAGGTCTGGCGAGATTAAACAAGCACTGGAGGATCTTCTTGATAGGTTGGAGGCTAAAGGATACCAACCACACTTGAGTTCTGTGTCTTATGATGTGAATGATGAAGATAAGAGACGTATACTAATGACTCACAGTGAGAAGCTTGCTCTGGCATTTGGGTTGATCAGTACAATTCCTGGTTCCAAAATAAGGATAGTGAAAAACCTTAGGATATGTGAGGATTGCCACTCAGTTATATGTGGTGCATCGCAGATCACAGGGAGGGAGATCATTGTGAGGGATATCATGAGATTTCACCATTTTCATGATGGGATATGCTCATGTGGTAATTTCTGGTGA
- the LOC133693609 gene encoding uncharacterized protein LOC133693609 — protein sequence MFRAAIRYFSTKPKPKMKPIELKTPPEQTQTITRAIFDIVKEHGPLTIAETWEKVQEVGLRRLTSKRHMKIVLRWMRERQKLKLICNHVGPHKQFLYTTWFTKPNFKLQAKPVNKQPSLPKP from the exons atgttTAGGGCTGCAATTAGGTACTTTTCAACGAAACCTAAGCCGAAAATGAAACCAATAGAGCTCAAAACACCACCAGAGCAAACCCAGACGATAACAAGAGCGATTTTCGACATCGTAAAAGAACATGGTCCTCTCACTATCGCAGAAACCTGGGAAAAGGTCCAG GAAGTTGGGTTGAGAAGACTGACAAGCAAAAGGCATATGAAAATAGTGTTGAGATGGATGAGAGAGAGGCAGAAGCTTAAGCTCATTTGCAATCATGTAGGGCCTCATAAGCAGTTTCTTTACACTACTTGGTTCACTAAACCCAACTTCAAGCTGCAAGCAAAGCCGGTCAATAAACAGCCTTCACTACCCAAGCCTTGA
- the LOC133695215 gene encoding uncharacterized protein LOC133695215 — translation MAKLQQQHSNTAGWAPPSVQKRWLLTLLIMLSVSTLIAFFIKSAFDSCDRPHPHNFDVAASNKPAKVFSNSIKTAPSPLSFMKSKLVLLVSHELSLSGGPLLLMELAFLLRSVGTEVFWITIQKPSETDEVVYSLEQKMLVRGVQVLSAKGQEAIDTAFKADLVVLNTAVAGKWLDAVLKENVPRVLPKVLWWIHEMRGHYFKLDYVKHLPLVGGAMIDSHVTAEYWKNRTQERLRIKMPETYVVHLGNSKELMEVAEDSVAKRVLREHIRESLGVRDEDILFAIINSVSRGKGQDLFLRSFYESLQIIQVKKLKVPSMHAVIVGSDMSAQTKFETELRNYVMQKNIQDRVHFINKTLTVAPYLAAIDVLVQNSQARGECFGRITIEAMAFQLPVLGTAAGGTTEIVVNGTTGLLHSVGKEGVTPLAKNIVKLATHVERRLTMGKRGYERVREMFLEHHMAHRIASVLKEVLRKSKSHPHS, via the exons ATGGCTAAACTACAGCAGCAGCACAGTAATACTGCTGGGTGGGCTCCTCCTTCAGTGCAAAAACGATGGCTCTTAACACTCTTAATCATGCTTTCCGTCTCAACTCTTATTGCTTTCTTCATAAAATCTGCTTTCGATTCCTGCGATCGCCCCCACCCCCACAACTTCGATGTTGCTGCTTCAAACAAACCGGCCAAAGTTTTTTCGAATTCGATTAAAACGGCGCCGAGTCCGCTTAGTTTCATGAAGTCTAAGCTCGTTCTCTTGGTCTCTCACGAGCTCTCTCTTTCTG GTGGACCATTGTTACTGATGGAACTAGCATTTCTATTAAGAAGTGTTGGCACTGAAGTTTTTTGGATTACTATCCAGAAACCATCAGAAACTGATGAGGTTGTATACAGTTTGGAGCAAAAGATGTTGGTCCGAGGAGTGCAG GTTCTCTCTGCAAAGGGTCAAGAAGCTATAGATACAGCTTTTAAGGCTGATCTGGTTGTCTTGAACACTGCGGTTGCTGGTAAATGGCTGGATGCTGTTCTCAAGGAGAATGTTCCTCGTGTTCTCCCAAAGGTGTTGTGGTGGATCCATGAAATGAGGGGGCATTATTTCAAATTGGATTATGTCAAGCACCTTCCCTTGGTTGGTGGTGCTATGATTGATTCACATGTAACAGCAGAATACTGGAAGAATAGAACTCAAGAGCGTTTGAG GATTAAAATGCCTGAGACCTATGTGGTTCACCTTGGAAATAGTAAGGAACTCATGGAGGTTGCCGAAGATAGTGTGGCAAAAAGGGTTTTGCGTGAGCATATTCGGGAGTCTCTTGGAGTGCGGGATGAAGATATACTCTTTGCCATTATTAACA GTGTTTCGCGTGGAAAGGGCCAGGATCTATTTCTACGTTCCTTTTATGAGAGCTTACAAATAATCCAAGTGAAGAAACTAAAGGTGCCATCAATGCATGCAGTAATTGTGGGTAGTGACATGAGTGCTCAGACTAAGTTTGAGACAGAATTACGGAACTATGTGATGcagaaaaatattcaagatcGTGTTcactttataaataaaactttgacCGTAGCTCCTTATCTAGCTGCAATTGATGTTCTTGTTCAGAATTCACAG GCACGGGGTGAATGCTTTGGGAGGATAACTATTGAAGCAATGGCATTTCAGCTGCCTGTACTG GGAACGGCAGCAGGAGGCACCACAGAGATTGTCGTGAATGGAACTACTGGATTATTGCACTCAGTTGGAAAAGAAGGGGTCACTCCCCTTGCCAAGAATATCGTAAAACTCGCCACTCATGTCGAGAGGAGGCTTACAATGGGAAAGAGAGGATATGAAAGGGTCAGGGAGATGTTTTTAGAACATCACATGGCACACAGAATTGCTTCGGTGCTGAAAGAAGTTTTACGGAAGTCAAAGAGCCACCCACATTCGTAA